The region AAGACGGTCGAGCATGAACCACGAGTTAGTTCTAAGAACAACGAACCGGAGGCAACAGAGACATGAAAAAAACCTACGCGAAGCCCCAACTCAAGAGATTCGGGCGGCTCAGAGACCTCACCAAGTTCGCCTTCACACCCTAAGCGACAGCTTGAGCGCAAGGGCCTCCTGGATGTCTCCAGGAGGCCCTTGCTGTTGGGATTCGGGGGTCAGGAGGGCGAGCTCCTTCTCCTGGCGTTTGACTTCTGAGTTTTGCTCGGCATGCGCCGTTGGCGCTGTCTCTTGCCCGGAGGATTACGGCGCCTCGTCCTGCGGTTTGCTTCGGTCCTCTAAGGGCTTGCCGTCCAGCTCGAGCCAAACGCGCAGCTTTCCCGCCCCATCGCTGCAAAACAGCACCGGACAGCCGCGCCTGCGCAAGGCGAAAAACAGAGCCAAGGTCAGCAGCGGGCTGCCGGGTCTCGGCCGTCTGCCGAGCAGGGCCAGGTCGCGGCGCACCCCGCGCTGGACCGACCGCCACGCCTCATAGGAGACCGTCCTCGGCGTCACAACCGGCGCCATGGCGTTGACCCGCTCGGGGCTGGCGGCCAGCTCGAGCAGGTCCTGATGGCGCGAAGAGGCCAGGAGGCGCAAGACCCCCGGCAGTTCGCGGAGCATGTCCAGGGCCGTGCCGGGCGCGCGCAGGGCGACATTGATCCCTTTCTCGAGGCCGGGGTGGCCCCGCTCGGGGATGACGGCCAGGTTCCAGCGCCGCCGCTCGCCGCGGCTGGGCGGGCGCAGGCTGAGCCGTCCCTCAAAGGCATTGCAACGCCTCAAGAAGAGCTCGAGGGTGCGCCGGCAACCCAGCGCCCGCGCCCGCCGCCCGAGGGCGTCCTCCGTCAGAGCGCAGCGCCCGACCAGGGCCCTGAAGTCGAGCAGGTCGTGCGGTCTGAGGTGCCAGTCGTCACCCGACCAGGCGCGGTTCAAGACCAGCCCGATGAGCAGCGCGTCGGCCGGCTTCAGCGCGCGGAAGGCCGTGCTCTCCCAGGTCACCTCCTCCGAGGCGGCCCAGGCCTCGTGGGTAAAACGCTCCTGCACCCTGGTCCAGGGCAACCTGTTGTGGAGGATGCGCTGATGGACGTCTAAGCGCAGCCTCACCCTGGTGCTGTCCAGGTGCATCAGCTCGTGCTCTCGCTGCCTGGCCGCGCGGTGGCCGTGAAGCGTGCTGGAGCCCTCCTCGTGCCAGCTCTCGAGCCAGCCCAGTCTCTGCGCGAGGCGCGACGCCGC is a window of Deinococcota bacterium DNA encoding:
- a CDS encoding nucleotidyltransferase family protein, whose protein sequence is MPRGEVRSSAEVEALERFLLEGDLPDADVLRRGRLAGYAYSRLEPGHPLRGELEADFVLATAQHLAVRAEVLPLLRAWQEAGVEVLVFKGFYLAEFVYEAPAERFYSDVDILMRPEASHAASRLAQRLGWLESWHEEGSSTLHGHRAARQREHELMHLDSTRVRLRLDVHQRILHNRLPWTRVQERFTHEAWAASEEVTWESTAFRALKPADALLIGLVLNRAWSGDDWHLRPHDLLDFRALVGRCALTEDALGRRARALGCRRTLELFLRRCNAFEGRLSLRPPSRGERRRWNLAVIPERGHPGLEKGINVALRAPGTALDMLRELPGVLRLLASSRHQDLLELAASPERVNAMAPVVTPRTVSYEAWRSVQRGVRRDLALLGRRPRPGSPLLTLALFFALRRRGCPVLFCSDGAGKLRVWLELDGKPLEDRSKPQDEAP